One genomic region from Granulimonas faecalis encodes:
- a CDS encoding PTS sugar transporter subunit IIC — MAAFESMSTWIDEHLAGPMARVAEQRHLRAIRDGIVSTLPLIIVSSFLMVIAFAYNQMPADWALAAWLKANAVKILLPYRMSMYILSLYACFGIGYSLGRSYKVDGLMSGLLSVMAMLLTIVPVMMPDLDDAINAALAASPLADAGFPDAMTAVNGAYVMNMNYLGTGQLFVAIIAAFAAVEIYRLCVQHRLTIKMPAQVPEAVSNSFAALIPTAIVFFLFSAVCIWGGFNIHDFITALIMPLVSGVDTLGAALVVVFLEMLFWFFGIHGSSVVYSIARPLWLVLLDENAAAYAAGTALPHVVSEPFFQWFVQIGGSGCTISLAILLLFASRSKYGKMMGKATIVPAVFNINEPLMFGVPLVLNPTMMIPLILVPVVNVLISYLCLSVGLVGRFVGAIVPWTLPGPVGAFLACGGDWRAAVLSVVLIAIGVAIYYPFFRAWEKQVIAEEKADEAEAA, encoded by the coding sequence CATCGTGAGCTCGTTCCTCATGGTCATCGCCTTCGCCTACAACCAGATGCCCGCCGACTGGGCCCTGGCCGCGTGGCTCAAGGCCAACGCCGTCAAGATCCTGCTGCCCTACCGCATGTCCATGTACATCCTGTCGCTCTACGCCTGCTTCGGCATCGGCTACTCCCTGGGCCGCTCCTACAAGGTGGACGGCCTCATGAGCGGCCTACTGTCGGTCATGGCCATGCTGCTCACCATCGTGCCGGTGATGATGCCCGACCTCGACGACGCCATCAACGCCGCCCTGGCCGCCTCTCCCCTGGCCGACGCGGGCTTCCCCGACGCCATGACCGCCGTCAACGGCGCCTACGTCATGAACATGAACTACCTGGGCACCGGCCAGCTCTTCGTGGCCATCATCGCCGCCTTCGCCGCGGTGGAGATCTACCGCCTCTGCGTGCAGCACAGGCTCACCATCAAGATGCCGGCCCAGGTCCCCGAGGCCGTCTCCAATTCCTTTGCCGCCCTCATCCCCACGGCCATCGTCTTCTTCCTGTTCTCCGCGGTGTGCATCTGGGGCGGCTTCAACATCCACGACTTCATCACCGCGCTGATCATGCCCCTGGTCTCCGGCGTCGACACCCTGGGCGCCGCCCTGGTGGTGGTCTTCCTCGAGATGCTCTTCTGGTTCTTCGGCATCCACGGCAGCTCCGTGGTCTACTCCATCGCCCGTCCCCTCTGGCTGGTGCTGCTCGATGAGAACGCCGCCGCCTACGCCGCCGGCACCGCCCTGCCCCACGTGGTGTCCGAGCCCTTCTTCCAGTGGTTCGTCCAGATCGGCGGATCCGGCTGCACCATCAGCCTCGCCATCCTGCTGCTGTTTGCCTCCCGTTCCAAGTACGGCAAGATGATGGGCAAGGCCACCATCGTGCCCGCCGTCTTCAACATCAACGAGCCCCTGATGTTCGGCGTGCCCCTGGTGCTCAACCCCACGATGATGATCCCGCTCATCCTGGTCCCCGTGGTCAACGTCCTGATCTCCTACCTCTGCCTGTCGGTGGGGCTGGTGGGCCGGTTCGTGGGCGCCATCGTCCCCTGGACGCTGCCCGGGCCCGTGGGCGCGTTCCTGGCCTGCGGCGGCGACTGGCGGGCCGCCGTGCTCTCCGTGGTGCTCATCGCCATCGGCGTGGCCATCTACTACCCGTTCTTCCGCGCCTGGGAGAAGCAGGTCATCGCCGAGGAGAAGGCCGACGAGGCCGAGGCCGCCTAG